In Pedobacter africanus, a single window of DNA contains:
- the qatC gene encoding Qat anti-phage system QueC-like protein QatC, producing the protein MGISINVGSASYDAGELKIILDGGAFGNAIVKSNFGGLLPFANTASPEAVDFFMLSAAVYGIDRMVVRRPNSVDGWSRDLEVVFPVTDLTKWNTLAVEISAMLSFLTGDYWKVSFSQSTLQLPGEEMDVIYQPEFAHVNLFSGGLDSLIGAIRFLEENPDRNLLVISHYDSQMKGPKGDQVDLLNMLHIRYGDRLVAVPSVKVELDRPGKKETTFRSRSILFIGMAGIVADSMSLDLKVPENGSVSLNYPLSPSRRSACSTRTTHPRILDSVKLIWSILGLSSAIENPFEFETKGEMVESIDGIDDSIDEMILRSNSCGKRRHDERKANPEAKHCGVCMPCVYRRAALIAAGLDEEDDYGDNIKDLNFRTKKGQDIGACIEFLATQLSERDIRKELIVNGISDVSKLDQYTDLIVRTRTELKELFLTIGSQTVKNRLDD; encoded by the coding sequence ATGGGAATTAGTATAAATGTTGGCTCGGCATCCTATGATGCTGGAGAGCTTAAGATAATTTTAGATGGTGGGGCATTTGGCAACGCCATTGTTAAGTCGAACTTTGGCGGACTTTTACCTTTTGCTAATACAGCAAGTCCCGAAGCGGTTGATTTTTTTATGTTGTCGGCTGCAGTTTATGGTATTGACCGAATGGTGGTACGTAGGCCTAATTCAGTAGATGGCTGGTCTAGGGACTTGGAAGTAGTCTTTCCAGTTACAGACTTAACAAAATGGAACACTTTGGCTGTGGAAATATCCGCAATGCTTTCGTTTCTCACCGGGGATTATTGGAAGGTATCTTTTTCACAATCCACATTGCAATTACCAGGGGAGGAAATGGATGTCATCTATCAGCCGGAATTTGCTCATGTTAATCTTTTCTCTGGCGGACTTGATTCACTTATTGGAGCAATTCGGTTTTTAGAAGAAAATCCGGACAGAAATCTTTTGGTAATCTCCCATTATGATTCACAGATGAAGGGACCAAAAGGAGACCAAGTAGATTTGCTTAATATGTTACACATTAGGTATGGTGATCGGTTGGTCGCTGTGCCATCGGTTAAGGTTGAACTTGACAGGCCTGGAAAAAAGGAAACAACTTTTCGTTCAAGGTCTATTCTTTTTATTGGAATGGCTGGAATAGTAGCAGATAGCATGAGCCTTGACCTGAAAGTGCCAGAAAATGGAAGTGTATCGTTGAACTATCCTCTTAGCCCATCCCGCAGAAGCGCGTGTAGTACTCGGACAACACATCCCCGGATTCTTGATTCCGTTAAGTTGATTTGGAGCATCCTTGGATTATCTTCTGCTATTGAAAACCCATTCGAATTTGAAACCAAAGGAGAAATGGTTGAATCTATTGATGGTATTGATGATAGTATTGATGAAATGATCTTACGGTCCAATTCATGTGGAAAACGTAGACATGATGAGAGAAAAGCCAATCCAGAAGCTAAACATTGTGGGGTTTGTATGCCATGTGTTTACAGAAGAGCGGCCTTAATAGCTGCTGGTCTCGACGAGGAAGACGATTACGGCGACAACATTAAGGATCTTAACTTCAGAACAAAGAAAGGTCAGGATATCGGTGCATGTATTGAGTTTTTGGCGACTCAATTATCGGAAAGAGACATTAGAAAAGAATTGATCGTCAATGGAATAAGCGATGTTTCCAAGCTTGATCAATACACCGATCTGATTGTGCGTACAAGAACCGAATTAAAAGAGTTATTTTTGACAATAGGAAGCCAAACTGTAAAAAATAGACTTGATGATTGA
- the qatD gene encoding Qat anti-phage system TatD family nuclease QatD, whose amino-acid sequence MIDAHCHIDLYPNPEEILSYCNSKDITVIAMTNLPSHFEMGFQHIREYKRIRMALGMHPLYASEHEREYQKFIDNFDKTSYIGEIGLDYSNEGYHTKTIQMQSFRKILQLVCDKPKILSIHSRRAEEEVFNELIFHNIKAAIFHWYSGSISLIEDIAKAGYFFSINPAMVQSPNGQKIIAKIPAASILTESDGPFIEYKKQTVMPGDVIIVEEYLAKTHQKTRQVISEQIRSNFKSIVSLIKV is encoded by the coding sequence ATGATTGATGCGCACTGCCATATTGATCTTTATCCTAATCCGGAGGAAATACTCAGTTATTGCAATAGCAAGGATATAACAGTGATCGCAATGACAAATTTGCCAAGCCATTTTGAAATGGGATTTCAGCATATTAGAGAATATAAAAGAATCAGAATGGCCCTCGGAATGCACCCGTTGTATGCATCTGAACATGAAAGAGAGTATCAGAAATTCATTGATAACTTCGATAAAACCTCATATATCGGTGAGATCGGACTAGATTATTCTAATGAAGGATATCATACAAAAACAATACAGATGCAATCTTTTAGAAAGATTCTTCAACTGGTATGTGACAAACCGAAAATTTTGAGTATTCACTCAAGAAGGGCCGAGGAGGAAGTATTTAATGAACTTATTTTTCATAATATTAAAGCCGCAATTTTTCACTGGTATTCTGGATCAATATCACTGATAGAAGATATCGCAAAAGCGGGCTATTTCTTTTCGATTAATCCTGCAATGGTTCAATCTCCAAATGGACAGAAAATAATAGCCAAAATTCCGGCAGCCAGTATTCTGACAGAATCTGATGGCCCCTTTATAGAATATAAAAAGCAGACAGTCATGCCCGGCGATGTTATAATTGTAGAGGAATATCTAGCTAAAACACACCAAAAAACCAGGCAAGTAATTAGTGAACAGATTCGTAGCAATTTTAAAAGTATTGTTTCTTTGATAAAAGTATGA